From Pagrus major chromosome 2, Pma_NU_1.0, one genomic window encodes:
- the LOC141012321 gene encoding odorant receptor 131-2-like produces the protein MEDNNSWVGGEVRQINDRVISVQLLVMMFLGINFLLFLTFFKKKSFYTIARYILFAVTLLSDSFLLLISNILYLLAYFNFTIQVWLCINISMVVLVYSMVTPVTLTAMTLERYVAICMPLRHAELCSQRIHVHCILIIHGLSSIPCIVVFSSFFASASLSLYKQHRICSLQMYILHKWQGHIRSTVQQFYFLIMVIIIVFCYVKIMKVAKTASGENKKSTWKGLRTVILHGFQLLLCLIQLWTPFIENYVFHIDLSLFFNVRFFNYVLFYLTPKCLSPLIYGLRDDNFFHALKNYAFFDLYKRNILQSRLVVFNRKNAQCA, from the coding sequence ATGGAGGACAACAACTCATGGGTTGGTGGTGAGGTGAGACAGATCAATGACCGGGTGATTTCTGTGCAGCTCCTGGTGATGATGTTTCTTGGCATCAACTTCTTACTCTTTCTTACCTTTTTCAAGAAGAAGTCCTTTTACACAATTGCACGCTACATCTTATTTGCTGTTACACTACTGTCTGATAGCTTTTTATTACTCATATCTAATATTCTGTACCTCTTGGCCTATTTTAATTTTACCATACAAGTTTGGTTATGTATCAATATTTCAATGGTAGTGCTTGTGTATTCGATGGTCACACCAGTTACTCTGACAGCAATGACCTTGGAGCGATATGTTGCCATTTGCATGCCCCTGCGCCATGCAGAGCTGTGCTCCCAACGCATCCATGTGCATTGCATCCTCATAATTCACGGCCTCAGCTCTATACCCTGCATTgtagttttttcctctttctttgcaTCAGCCTCTCTTAGCTTGTACAAACAACACAGGATATGCTCTCTGCAGATGTACATTTTGCACAAATGGCAGGGTCATATCAGGTCAACTGTACAACAGTTTTACTTCTTGATTATGGTAATCATCATTGTATTCtgttatgttaaaataatgaaagtgGCAAAAACGGCATCCGGAGagaataaaaagtcaacatgGAAAGGTCTCAGAACAGTAATTCTTCATGGTTTCCAGCTACTGCTCTGTCTCATCCAGCTATGGACCCCATTCATAGAAAATTATGTATTTCACATtgatttgagtttattttttaatgtaaggTTCTTTAACTATGTATTGTTTTATCTTACTCCAAAATGTCTGAGTCCTCTGATATATGGGCTCAGGGATGATAatttttttcatgcactgaAAAACTATGCCTTCTTTGACTtgtataaaagaaatattttgcaAAGTAGACTAGtagtttttaacagaaaaaatgcacaatgcgcttaa